A genome region from Proteus vulgaris includes the following:
- a CDS encoding ImcF-related family protein, producing MKINDKLSSTRDLFIIYAVILTISLFTLSILYYLFGNDIFKTSYLPKEIIFFTFSSWIALLLAFPFFIYGWKKVIPLLSKPFLYNTKTLPEINKQNNSFIDDIFKQYGQRNSKNLIRILLIGTPIAIEKLTPNLTTEIWQESNGTLLIYGGDIHQPMDENLIQDLKQLRRRRPLDAVIWVSENNLSQQPLGHSLFNHLNSTNTDTASRYFHQLFRLLRWQAPIWLWNISNNGEITTDETPTVLYSAPFKATAETLSNDLKTLLPALVEQGTQAVLHNQTQTYLLALARFLQYEGCEKLANNLAPLLSGYRSLPFAGVLFSTAGNDNVSAISPKTNQWTSNSHWKALITANSQLPYQLKASPLGLNSKRILQYTVATAMTLWGIGMVVSYFMNRQLITQSQQQAQLATDNHQSELARLQAQYGLQQTLGLLSHREKTAVPFWLRFGLSRNNALLNHLWPVYSQSMLPLLRDSTQHHLESYLQAFMQLPPESAERIEGAQSAYQALKSYLMMSEPSRIEPVFFTESVLNIWHQNEDLKEGEWQTLGTELLTFYASQLPYHEEWIIKPNRTLVAGSRTILIRQIGQRNGESALYQKILQQAQHNFAEMTLDDMTGDTDVSFLLSTSETIPGIFTRKAWEESIEPAIKKAVHERREEIDWVLSDTQKETDIDISPEKLQQNLTERYFNDFSGSWLSFLNGLHWRETQNLSDTIDQLTLMSDVRQSPIIALMNTLSYQGKTGRQQEKLADSFVNSAKDLLNKEQQPVISQKAEFTGPLEPVFAPILAFTDPQSSAQNSDALSLQAYLTRVTRVRLKLQQVVNAPDPQAMSQALARSVFEGKTVDLSETQDYGSLIAASFGQEWSGFGQTLLVQPMSQAWQQLLAPTSQGINTQWRNAVVNDWNNAFGGRYPLKNTQSEISLPLMAQYLRPDNGRIQRFLESHLNGVLRKEGTHWVPDTTNAQGLTFNPEFLKALDKLSYLGDVVFANGEARLYFELRPGTSPNIMQTHLMIDRQSLLYNNQQPQWQRFVWPADTVASGASLSWITTNTGTRIYGDYRGVWGIIRLLEDAQITPYAGSTSSYSVSWKTLNGQSLNYTLRTEMGEGPIALLQLRNFVLPEKIFLD from the coding sequence ATGAAAATCAATGATAAGCTTTCTTCAACTCGGGATCTATTTATTATTTATGCTGTTATTCTTACAATATCCCTTTTTACATTATCTATACTTTATTATCTTTTTGGTAATGACATATTCAAAACAAGTTATTTACCTAAAGAAATTATATTTTTTACTTTTTCCAGTTGGATAGCTTTATTATTAGCTTTTCCATTTTTTATTTATGGATGGAAGAAAGTTATTCCATTACTCAGCAAACCTTTCTTATATAATACAAAAACGTTACCCGAAATAAACAAACAAAATAATTCATTTATTGATGATATATTTAAACAATATGGTCAACGTAATTCAAAAAATTTAATACGTATACTCCTTATCGGCACTCCCATTGCTATCGAAAAACTCACTCCCAACCTAACAACGGAGATCTGGCAAGAAAGTAACGGCACATTGCTTATCTATGGTGGCGATATCCATCAACCTATGGATGAAAATTTAATTCAAGATCTAAAACAGCTACGTCGCCGTCGTCCACTTGATGCCGTTATTTGGGTATCAGAAAATAATTTATCGCAACAACCGCTGGGTCATTCCTTATTTAATCACTTAAATTCGACCAACACCGATACCGCAAGCCGCTATTTCCACCAGCTCTTTCGCCTATTGCGCTGGCAAGCCCCCATTTGGCTTTGGAACATCAGTAATAACGGCGAAATAACCACAGATGAAACGCCCACCGTGCTTTATTCAGCTCCTTTCAAGGCGACGGCTGAAACGCTTTCCAATGACTTAAAAACGCTTTTACCTGCATTAGTGGAACAAGGTACACAAGCAGTCTTACATAATCAAACACAGACCTATTTACTGGCTTTAGCCCGCTTTTTGCAGTATGAAGGATGTGAAAAACTCGCCAATAACTTGGCTCCACTATTATCAGGTTATCGCTCGTTGCCGTTTGCGGGTGTGCTCTTTAGTACGGCGGGTAACGATAACGTTTCAGCCATTTCACCAAAAACCAATCAGTGGACATCTAATTCCCATTGGAAAGCGCTCATTACAGCAAATTCACAACTGCCTTATCAGTTAAAAGCCTCACCTTTAGGCTTAAATTCAAAACGTATTTTACAATATACTGTGGCGACCGCCATGACGCTGTGGGGCATTGGCATGGTAGTTTCTTACTTTATGAATCGCCAATTAATTACCCAAAGTCAGCAACAAGCGCAATTAGCAACGGACAATCACCAATCTGAACTTGCCCGCTTACAAGCCCAATATGGCTTGCAACAAACTCTTGGCTTATTGAGTCACCGAGAAAAAACCGCTGTGCCATTTTGGCTACGTTTTGGATTAAGTCGTAATAACGCATTGCTTAATCATCTGTGGCCCGTTTATAGCCAATCCATGTTGCCATTATTACGGGATTCAACTCAGCATCATCTTGAATCTTATCTGCAAGCATTTATGCAGCTCCCTCCTGAAAGTGCGGAGCGAATTGAAGGCGCTCAATCGGCTTATCAAGCATTAAAATCCTATTTAATGATGAGCGAACCTTCTCGTATCGAACCGGTTTTTTTTACTGAAAGTGTACTCAATATTTGGCATCAAAATGAAGATCTAAAAGAGGGTGAATGGCAAACCTTAGGCACAGAATTATTAACTTTCTATGCTTCTCAATTACCTTATCACGAGGAGTGGATAATTAAGCCTAATCGTACTTTAGTTGCTGGAAGTCGCACTATTCTTATTCGTCAAATTGGTCAACGTAATGGCGAATCTGCGCTTTACCAAAAAATCTTACAACAGGCACAGCATAACTTCGCAGAGATGACATTAGATGATATGACCGGTGATACCGATGTCAGTTTCTTACTCAGTACCTCTGAAACCATACCGGGGATTTTTACACGTAAAGCGTGGGAAGAATCGATTGAACCTGCTATCAAAAAAGCAGTTCATGAAAGACGAGAAGAAATCGATTGGGTATTAAGTGACACACAAAAAGAGACCGATATTGATATCTCTCCCGAAAAACTACAACAAAATCTGACAGAACGCTATTTTAATGATTTTTCAGGCAGTTGGTTAAGCTTTCTCAACGGATTACACTGGCGAGAAACACAAAATTTATCCGATACGATTGATCAACTCACATTAATGAGCGATGTCAGACAGTCTCCTATTATCGCCCTAATGAATACACTTTCTTATCAAGGTAAAACGGGTCGTCAGCAAGAAAAATTAGCTGACTCTTTTGTGAATTCCGCCAAAGACTTGTTAAACAAAGAGCAACAACCTGTCATTAGCCAAAAAGCCGAATTCACAGGTCCTCTAGAGCCTGTTTTTGCACCGATATTGGCGTTTACTGATCCGCAATCTTCAGCACAAAATAGTGATGCATTGAGCTTACAAGCCTATCTTACTCGCGTGACAAGAGTGCGCTTAAAACTCCAACAAGTGGTGAATGCCCCCGACCCCCAAGCCATGTCTCAAGCCTTAGCCCGAAGTGTTTTTGAAGGAAAAACCGTCGATTTATCCGAAACGCAAGATTACGGAAGCTTAATCGCCGCAAGTTTTGGTCAAGAGTGGAGCGGTTTTGGGCAGACACTGCTAGTACAACCGATGTCTCAAGCATGGCAGCAGTTATTAGCGCCGACGTCGCAAGGTATTAATACGCAATGGCGCAATGCGGTGGTAAATGACTGGAATAACGCCTTTGGAGGTCGTTATCCCCTTAAAAATACCCAAAGTGAAATTTCATTACCTTTAATGGCACAATATTTACGCCCTGATAATGGGCGTATTCAGCGTTTTCTTGAAAGCCATCTCAACGGAGTGTTGCGTAAAGAAGGCACCCATTGGGTACCCGATACCACCAATGCCCAAGGCTTAACCTTTAATCCCGAGTTTTTAAAAGCCTTAGATAAACTCAGCTATCTGGGGGATGTTGTTTTTGCGAATGGTGAAGCACGTCTTTACTTTGAATTACGCCCAGGTACCTCACCCAACATTATGCAAACGCATTTAATGATAGATAGACAATCTCTTCTTTACAATAACCAGCAACCCCAATGGCAGCGTTTTGTCTGGCCAGCGGATACCGTTGCCTCTGGGGCATCACTGAGCTGGATAACCACAAACACAGGCACGCGTATTTATGGTGATTATCGTGGCGTCTGGGGCATTATTCGTTTACTGGAAGATGCCCAAATTACACCTTATGCAGGGAGTACCAGCAGTTATTCTGTTAGTTGGAAAACCTTAAACGGACAATCACTAAATTACACCTTAAGAACTGAAATGGGTGAAGGTCCTATCGCTCTCTTGCAACTACGCAATTTTGTTTTACCAGAAAAGATCTTTTTGGATTAA
- the tssA gene encoding type VI secretion system protein TssA, giving the protein MSLLDTLISSCFADDTNKVQQLAQQQIALWDRWLLPVTPNQPVGDDPSYEDDFERMKEEVNKLSGADTELICLLAENLLLNFCKDMRVITYYIWARLHKEGEHGLADSLGLLAGLLTRYHDTLLPSRATSRKSALEWLSGQRVLDSLSLYPEVDHNEFSRIIALLAIIETELETWNEAERPQLAGLHQALEKRLAQSGGTKSLVPQNMSRTESTYNSPASSSISQSTPIETIQSGRELLDQSKMLANYLRNQSNGWLAGHRLMKVVRWDTLHQLPPQNQQGCTRLSPPRTDARAQLKRLYLQQSWGELAEQADKLFAEGVNHFWLDVQWYLYQALSQSPAPWNAWSDIIKNDLKQFLTRLPDLENLSWEDGTPFADEVTLSWIKQHVMEENFDAMQGLSNNDSHSSDDQSILALENEAITQADNEGIDVALKWLQHRPDIRSSRQKWLLNLIMARVAEQFARHDLALNLLRELDKKALSMSLTQWEPNYIFEVKARQLHLLRAKIQRNTSDRTRIEQQMELLLSELTAIDPVRSAILYS; this is encoded by the coding sequence ATGTCCTTATTGGATACCTTAATCTCATCATGCTTTGCTGATGATACAAACAAGGTGCAACAACTTGCTCAACAACAAATCGCGTTATGGGATCGTTGGCTATTACCGGTTACTCCTAATCAACCTGTAGGTGATGATCCCAGTTATGAAGATGACTTTGAACGAATGAAAGAAGAAGTCAATAAACTCTCTGGCGCTGATACTGAACTCATTTGCTTACTTGCTGAAAACTTACTGCTCAATTTCTGCAAAGATATGCGTGTTATAACCTATTATATATGGGCACGTTTGCACAAAGAAGGTGAGCATGGGCTTGCCGATTCTTTGGGGCTTTTGGCTGGATTGCTCACCCGCTACCACGACACATTATTACCTAGCCGAGCAACCAGTAGAAAATCAGCCTTAGAGTGGTTATCAGGGCAACGCGTTTTAGATAGCTTATCGCTTTATCCCGAAGTCGATCACAATGAATTTTCTCGTATTATCGCCTTATTAGCCATTATTGAAACAGAGCTTGAAACATGGAATGAAGCTGAGCGTCCTCAACTGGCTGGATTACATCAAGCACTCGAAAAGCGTCTTGCTCAATCAGGTGGGACAAAGTCATTAGTTCCCCAAAACATGAGCCGAACTGAATCGACTTACAATAGCCCCGCCTCTTCTTCAATTTCACAGAGCACCCCCATAGAGACCATACAATCAGGTCGTGAATTATTAGATCAATCCAAAATGCTCGCTAATTATCTACGTAATCAATCTAATGGTTGGTTAGCTGGGCATAGATTAATGAAAGTGGTGAGATGGGATACGCTCCATCAACTTCCACCACAAAATCAGCAAGGTTGTACTCGTCTTTCTCCGCCCAGAACCGATGCAAGGGCGCAACTTAAACGCCTCTATTTACAACAAAGTTGGGGGGAACTGGCAGAGCAAGCAGATAAGCTTTTTGCCGAAGGTGTTAACCATTTTTGGTTAGATGTACAGTGGTATCTCTATCAAGCACTTAGTCAGTCTCCTGCCCCTTGGAATGCATGGTCTGATATTATAAAAAATGATTTAAAACAATTCCTTACTCGTCTTCCAGATTTAGAGAACTTATCATGGGAAGACGGTACACCATTTGCCGATGAAGTCACATTAAGTTGGATAAAACAGCATGTTATGGAAGAAAACTTTGATGCCATGCAAGGATTATCAAATAATGACTCTCACTCATCTGATGATCAATCAATACTGGCATTAGAAAACGAAGCAATCACACAAGCGGATAATGAAGGTATAGACGTTGCATTAAAATGGCTACAACATCGCCCAGATATCCGCTCTTCAAGACAAAAATGGTTATTAAATCTCATTATGGCACGAGTAGCAGAACAATTTGCTCGCCATGATCTAGCATTAAATTTATTACGTGAACTCGATAAAAAAGCGCTTTCGATGTCATTAACACAATGGGAGCCCAATTATATTTTTGAAGTAAAAGCACGACAACTTCATCTTTTACGAGCAAAAATTCAACGTAACACTTCAGATAGAACCCGTATAGAGCAACAGATGGAGCTATTACTCAGTGAATTAACTGCTATCGATCCGGTTCGCTCTGCAATTTTATATTCCTAA